Proteins encoded in a region of the Megalops cyprinoides isolate fMegCyp1 chromosome 3, fMegCyp1.pri, whole genome shotgun sequence genome:
- the rars1 gene encoding arginine--tRNA ligase, cytoplasmic, whose protein sequence is MGDPIAEYASRFQQQEREIKSLSDEIEKLKNPETLGVSSQLEELREENAKLKYRLNILKRSLQEERGECSRTMININQRLQEIFGCAIQAAYPDLENPPLNVTPNQQAKFGDYQCNSAMAMAQMMKAKGLKVSPRDIAEKIVRNIPDNDLIQKTEIAGPGFINVHLKKAFVSKLLTNLLVNGVQPPPLESKKRVVVDFSSPNIAKEMHVGHLRSTIIGDSMCRLFEFLGYDVLRLNHVGDWGTQFGMLIAHLQDKFPNYLTVSPPIGDLQAFYKESKKRFDNEEDFKKRAYQCVVKLQSKEPEFIKAWNLICDVSRKEFQKVYDCLDIKLIERGESYYQDMMTAVVKEFEEKGLVQLDEGRKIVFAPGQSIPLTVVKSDGGYTYDTSDLAALKQRLFEEKADIIVYVTDSGQGTHFQVVFAAAQMIGWYDPKVTRVEHAGFGVVLGEDKKKFKTRSGDTVRLMDLLEEGLKRSMDKLKDKERDKVLTPEELVKAQRAVAFGCIKYADLSHNRINDYVFSFDKMLDDRGNTAAYLLYAFTRIRSIARLANIDDAALRKAAGATEVVLDHEKEWKLGKCILRFPEILQKILDDLLLHTLCDYLYELATTFTEFYDSCYCVEKDRQTGEVVKVNMWRMLLCDATALVMAKGFDILGINPVQRM, encoded by the exons ATGGGAGATCCGATTGCCGAGTATGCGTCCCGATTTCAACAGCAG GAAAGGGAAATTAAATCTCTTTCGGATGAAATCGAGAAGCTGAAGAACCCGGAAACTCTTGGCGTTTCATCGCAGCTGGAAGAGTTGAGGGAAGAGAACGCAAAACTGAAGTATCGCCTCAACATCCTAAAGCGA AGCCTTCAGGAGGAACGGGGTGAGTGCAGCAGGACCATGATCAACATCAACCAACGGCTGCAGGAGATCTTCGGGTGTGCCATCCAGGCTGCATACCCTGACCTGGAGAACCCGCCCCTGAATGTCACGCCCAATCAGCAGGCTAAATTCGGGGATTACCAGTGCAACAGTGCCATGGCGATGGCACAG ATGATGAAAGCCAAGGGACTGAAGGTCAGCCCCAGGGATATTGCAGAGAAGATTGTGCGGAACATTCCAGACAACGACTTAATTCAGAAGACAGAGATTGCTGGaccag GATTCATCAATGTTCACCTCAAGAAGGCCTTTGTGTCAAAACTTCTGACAAACCTGCTGGTCAATGGTGTGCAGCCTCCACCTCTGGAATCCAAGAAACGG GTTGTGGTGGACTTCTCCTCTCCCAACATCGCTAAGGAGATGCACGTGGGGCATCTGCGCTCCACCATCATCGGAGACAGCATGTGCCGGCTCTTCGAGTTCCTGGGATACGACGTCCTGAG GTTGAACCACGTGGGAGACTGGGGCACTCAGTTTGGGATGCTCATCGCCCACCTGCAGGACAAGTTCCCCAACTACCTCACGGTGTCCCCTCCCATTGGGGACCTTCAGGCATTCTACAAA GAGTCCAAGAAGCGCTTCGACAATGAGGAGGATTTTAAGAAGAGGGCGTACCAGTGCGTGGTGAAGCTGCAGAGCAAGGAGCCCGAGTTCATCAAGGCCTGGAACCTCATCTGTGACGTGTCCAGAAAGG AATTCCAGAAAGTCTACGACTGTTTGGACATCAAGCTGATCGAAAGAGGGGAGTCTTATTACCAGGACATGATGACGGCTGTGGTGAAAGAGTTTGAAGAGAAag GCCTGGTGCAGCTCGATGAGGGGAGAAAGATTGTGTTCGCCCCGGGCCAGTCCATCCCGCTGACAGTGGTGAAGTCGGATGGCGGCTACACATATGACACCTCTGATCTGGCTGCCCTGAAACAGAGGCTCTTTGAAGAGAAAGCTGACATCATTGTCTATGTGACGGACAGCGggcag GGGACGCACTTCCAGGTGGTGTTCGCCGCCGCCCAGATGATCGGGTGGTACGACCCCAAGGTCACTCGGGTGGAACACGCCGGCTTCGGAGTGGTGCTGGGAGAGGACAA GAAGAAGTTCAAGACTCGGTCAGGAGACACTGTGAGGCTGATGGACCTGCTGGAAGAGGGTCTGAAGAGGTCCATGGACAAGCTGAAGGACAAGGAGAGGGACAAG GTTTTAACCCCCGAGGAGCTGGTGAAGGCCCAGAGGGCCGTGGCGTTCGGCTGCATCAAGTACGCCGACCTGTCACACAACCGCATCAACGACTACGTCTTCTCCTTCGACAAGATGCTGGACGACAGGGGCAACACGGCCGCCTACCTGCTGTACGCCTTCACCCGGATCAG GTCCATCGCCCGCCTCGCCAACATCGACGACGCCGCTCTGCGGAAGGCGGCGGGGGCCACGGAGGTGGTGCTGGACCACGAGAAGGAGTGGAAGCTGGGCAAGTGCATCCTCCGCTTCCCGGAGATCCTGCAGAAGATCCTGGACGACCTGCTGCTGCACACGCTGTGCGACTACCTGTACGAGCTGGCCACCACCTTCACCGAGTTCTACGACAGCTGCTACTGCGTGGAGAAGGACCGGCAGACCG GTGAGGTGGTCAAGGTGAACATGTGGAGGATGTTGCTGTGCGACGCCACGGCGCTCGTCATGGCCAAGGGCTTCGACATCCTGGGGATCAATCCCGTCCAGAGGATGTGA